The Halalkalibacter krulwichiae genome has a segment encoding these proteins:
- a CDS encoding penicillin-binding transpeptidase domain-containing protein: MEIKRSVTNKRALLLLILFLLLFSVLLGRIVYIQAKKEIDGQNLEALAKERWTRSETIKGVRGTIYDRAGDALAQELKSYTFYAVLDPNQRSFVKNIDETASLLAPLIDMDENQLRQALARGQSDEKFQIELGAGARNLTHEQAREIIELGLDGIEYRDEPRRYYPKQTYASHVIGYTERDMGEARMGIERSLDEYLQAEDGSLHYQSDRRGIPLPDPNQNITPAKNGHDVYLTLDSNIQTALEQVMSQVEADYDPEKIIAIVADPKTGEILAMSNRPSFNPNQYEQITNYLNYAITDRFEPGSTVKTFTVAAAIEEGVYKGDETFPSGSIQIADRTIRDHNQARGWGTITYDEGFLRSSNVAMSKIALEKLGPEKLYQYLEKFGFYNKTGIDLPNESDSLIANNGPVDAATTAFGQGTAVTPIQQIQAATAIANDGKMMKPYIIDRIIDPDTNETILDNEPEQIGEPVSKETAEQVRDLLGQVVSSSAGTGNLYNIEGFDVAGKTGTAQIRDPNAAGYIYGHGENIFSFLGMAPKDDPQLIVYVAVERPKISQMETGSVPTSQIFNTIMKHSLQYLSIAPTESENNEQSTNGFVTDNYQGQTIKKVIETVEVSGVDIVVLGDGKKVEAQQPLDERGMLVGERLFLRTDGDEYQMPDMTGWSNRDVRRFAQVLDMNPTFFGNGYVLTQSIEPGVTIKKGEYLVVELGGLNELEELDEVEEGAEETMEDTTE; this comes from the coding sequence GTGGAGATTAAGAGATCTGTTACAAATAAAAGAGCATTACTATTACTAATATTGTTCTTGCTTTTGTTTAGTGTCTTATTAGGAAGAATTGTTTATATTCAAGCAAAGAAAGAAATTGATGGTCAAAACTTAGAAGCGTTAGCGAAAGAACGATGGACAAGATCAGAAACGATAAAAGGAGTAAGGGGAACGATTTATGATCGTGCAGGTGATGCTTTAGCTCAAGAATTAAAGTCGTATACGTTCTATGCAGTGCTTGACCCTAACCAACGCAGTTTCGTGAAAAATATAGATGAGACTGCTAGTTTGCTCGCTCCACTAATTGACATGGATGAAAACCAATTAAGGCAGGCTCTAGCAAGAGGTCAAAGTGATGAAAAGTTTCAAATTGAGCTTGGAGCAGGAGCAAGAAATCTAACCCACGAACAGGCGAGGGAAATAATTGAGCTTGGGTTAGATGGAATTGAATATCGAGATGAGCCTCGTCGTTACTATCCTAAACAAACGTATGCATCACATGTAATTGGTTATACGGAACGAGACATGGGAGAAGCGCGTATGGGGATTGAGAGAAGCCTTGATGAGTATTTGCAGGCAGAGGATGGTTCTCTTCACTATCAAAGTGATCGTAGAGGAATTCCATTACCCGATCCAAATCAAAATATAACACCGGCTAAAAATGGACATGATGTGTATTTAACTTTGGACTCAAATATTCAGACAGCATTAGAGCAAGTTATGAGCCAGGTAGAAGCTGATTATGATCCTGAGAAAATCATTGCAATAGTTGCTGATCCGAAAACAGGTGAAATCCTTGCGATGAGCAACCGACCTAGTTTTAATCCGAATCAGTATGAACAAATTACCAACTATTTAAATTATGCGATAACTGATCGGTTTGAACCGGGGTCTACAGTGAAGACATTTACAGTTGCAGCTGCTATTGAAGAAGGAGTCTATAAGGGTGATGAAACATTCCCATCAGGATCCATTCAAATAGCTGACCGAACAATTAGAGACCATAATCAAGCCCGTGGCTGGGGGACAATTACTTATGATGAAGGGTTTTTGAGGTCATCAAATGTAGCGATGTCAAAGATTGCGCTCGAGAAGCTTGGGCCGGAAAAGCTATATCAATATTTAGAGAAATTTGGTTTTTATAACAAAACAGGCATTGATCTACCAAATGAATCTGATAGTTTAATAGCGAATAATGGTCCGGTTGATGCAGCAACGACAGCTTTTGGACAAGGTACTGCTGTAACACCTATTCAACAAATTCAAGCAGCGACAGCAATAGCAAATGATGGGAAAATGATGAAGCCGTACATCATTGACCGAATTATAGACCCAGATACAAATGAAACAATATTGGATAACGAACCTGAACAAATCGGAGAACCAGTTTCTAAAGAGACTGCTGAACAAGTGAGAGATTTATTAGGACAAGTCGTCTCATCATCGGCTGGAACAGGTAACTTGTATAATATTGAAGGCTTTGATGTTGCTGGTAAGACAGGTACAGCACAAATTCGGGATCCTAACGCTGCTGGTTATATTTATGGGCATGGCGAAAACATTTTTTCTTTTCTAGGTATGGCTCCTAAAGATGATCCGCAGTTGATCGTATACGTAGCTGTAGAGAGACCCAAAATCTCGCAAATGGAAACTGGTTCTGTTCCTACCTCTCAGATCTTTAATACGATTATGAAGCATAGCTTGCAATATTTAAGTATTGCTCCAACTGAATCAGAGAATAATGAGCAATCAACAAATGGATTTGTTACGGATAACTATCAAGGGCAAACGATTAAAAAAGTGATTGAAACAGTGGAAGTAAGTGGTGTGGATATAGTTGTTTTAGGTGATGGGAAAAAAGTAGAGGCTCAACAACCCCTCGATGAAAGAGGGATGCTTGTGGGAGAAAGGCTATTTTTACGTACGGATGGAGACGAGTATCAAATGCCTGATATGACTGGTTGGTCTAATCGAGACGTAAGAAGGTTTGCGCAAGTACTAGATATGAATCCAACATTTTTTGGAAACGGATATGTTCTTACTCAAAGTATTGAACCAGGAGTGACAATAAAAAAGGGAGAGTATTTAGTTGTTGAGCTAGGTGGATTAAATGAATTAGAAGAACTGGATGAAGTAGAAGAAGGTGCAGAAGAAACGATGGAAGATACAACTGAATAA
- the ftsL gene encoding cell division protein FtsL yields MSMVARKIQVQEQTQVQQKSVKRIRQVRNSVTLGERLIIGFVMIATLLVLAATVNNYASIYSVNREVSSLESAVAQQSQVNEGLSLQVVELSAPDRILHIATEQLGMSLDDNKVKIVQN; encoded by the coding sequence ATGAGTATGGTCGCGCGCAAAATTCAAGTGCAAGAGCAAACACAAGTTCAGCAGAAGTCTGTTAAACGAATTCGCCAAGTGAGAAACTCTGTGACACTTGGTGAGAGATTGATTATCGGATTTGTTATGATTGCAACTTTGCTAGTGTTAGCAGCCACAGTTAATAACTATGCGTCTATCTATAGTGTGAACAGAGAAGTGAGTAGCCTTGAATCAGCCGTAGCTCAGCAATCTCAAGTGAATGAAGGCTTATCCTTACAGGTTGTTGAACTAAGTGCCCCTGATCGGATATTACATATTGCAACAGAGCAACTTGGAATGTCACTTGACGATAATAAAGTAAAGATTGTTCAAAACTAG
- the rsmH gene encoding 16S rRNA (cytosine(1402)-N(4))-methyltransferase RsmH codes for MFHHITVLKEESIEGLNIKPNGIYVDCTLGGAGHSSLIASLLGEEGHLFAFDQDDKALAHAKEKLMPYSNKVTFIRSNFRYLKEELEKHGVTEVDGVLFDLGVSSPQLDEAERGFSYHQDAALDMRMDQTADLTAHTVVNEWPFAKLVSIISRYGEEKFAKQIARKIEAFREKKKIETTGELVEIIKEAIPAPARRTGGHPAKRTFQAIRIAVNDELGAFEDALEDSIKLLRTGGRVSVITFHSLEDRLCKEVFKEKSKGPDLPPGLPVIPEGYEPELKIITRKPIVPSEEELEVNNRSRSAKLRVAEKN; via the coding sequence ATGTTTCATCACATAACAGTCTTAAAAGAGGAGTCAATAGAAGGGTTAAACATCAAACCGAATGGTATTTATGTTGACTGTACACTAGGCGGCGCAGGTCACTCCTCATTAATCGCGTCTTTGTTAGGAGAAGAGGGTCATCTATTTGCCTTTGATCAAGATGACAAAGCGCTTGCTCATGCAAAAGAGAAACTAATGCCTTATAGTAATAAAGTTACATTTATTAGAAGTAATTTTCGCTATTTGAAAGAAGAATTAGAAAAACATGGAGTGACCGAGGTTGATGGGGTGTTATTTGATCTTGGTGTATCAAGCCCGCAGTTAGATGAAGCAGAAAGAGGTTTTAGTTATCATCAAGATGCTGCACTTGATATGAGAATGGATCAAACAGCTGATTTAACAGCTCATACAGTTGTTAATGAATGGCCATTTGCAAAGTTAGTATCGATTATTTCACGATATGGAGAAGAAAAGTTCGCTAAACAAATAGCTAGAAAAATTGAAGCCTTTCGTGAAAAAAAGAAGATTGAAACAACTGGGGAACTTGTCGAGATAATCAAAGAAGCTATTCCAGCCCCGGCTAGACGAACAGGTGGGCATCCAGCTAAAAGAACATTTCAAGCGATTAGAATCGCTGTGAATGATGAACTAGGAGCATTTGAGGATGCGTTAGAAGATTCGATTAAGTTGTTACGAACAGGTGGAAGAGTTTCGGTTATCACCTTCCATTCATTAGAGGATCGATTATGCAAAGAAGTATTCAAAGAGAAAAGTAAAGGTCCTGACTTACCTCCAGGATTACCTGTTATACCAGAAGGATATGAACCTGAGCTGAAGATTATTACTAGAAAACCAATTGTTCCTTCTGAAGAGGAGCTAGAGGTAAATAATCGTTCACGATCTGCTAAATTACGAGTGGCTGAAAAAAATTAA
- the mraZ gene encoding division/cell wall cluster transcriptional repressor MraZ, translating to MFMGEYRHNVDEKGRMIVPAKFRDELGSSFVVTRGLDRCLFVYPQQEWKKLEDQLKTLPFTKKDARAFTRFFFSGATECELDKQGRVNIASPLREYAHLDKECVVIGVSNRVEIWSKTIWEDYFAESEESFSEIAENIVDFDM from the coding sequence ATGTTTATGGGGGAATATCGCCATAACGTAGATGAGAAAGGACGTATGATTGTTCCGGCTAAATTCCGGGATGAATTAGGCTCGTCTTTTGTTGTTACCCGAGGACTCGACCGATGCTTATTTGTTTATCCACAACAAGAATGGAAAAAGTTAGAGGATCAATTAAAAACACTCCCGTTTACAAAAAAAGATGCTCGAGCTTTTACACGATTTTTCTTTTCTGGCGCAACTGAATGCGAACTCGATAAACAGGGGAGAGTAAATATAGCTTCTCCACTAAGAGAATATGCCCATCTTGATAAAGAATGTGTAGTAATTGGGGTTTCCAACAGAGTTGAAATATGGAGTAAGACAATTTGGGAAGACTATTTTGCCGAGTCTGAAGAGTCTTTTAGTGAAATTGCAGAAAACATTGTGGATTTTGATATGTAA